The Triticum dicoccoides isolate Atlit2015 ecotype Zavitan chromosome 6A, WEW_v2.0, whole genome shotgun sequence genome has a window encoding:
- the LOC119315484 gene encoding serine/arginine repetitive matrix protein 1-like: MRPPPLAHGQIRQCPAAGDQNQQDRRVHLLFFLPILLLSSVFLTLTHLLSLFRSSPCRLELKPPAVQGLPRNGYATTCLILAHARPRHRSPARRGSAPPPAAVLRVAPRSRRCEPAPRRKSSASPSRAACSRAKPDSQPWSPSSSSASNPPPPHLLQALEHEHELASAPPLSSAPSAARGAGTHRCRAASVDAVNGPMPLTPARGRLFPTMRARPCSSPPLPIVSGLCLDNGNPRCPCAPASSPSRPRPPRVFLSRPSLRPAFHMGLLPALARTPAATPAASGGACPAVENGRISGETRGAEPVNKE, translated from the exons ATGCGGCCTCCTCCGCTCGCCCACGGACAGATCCGCCAGTGCCCTGCCGCCGGCGACCAGAACCAGCAGGACCGTCGCGTCCATCTCCTCTTTTTCCTTCCCATCCTTCTCCTTTCCTCTGTCTTTCTCACCCTCACACATCTTCTCTCTCTCTTCAGGAGCTCCCCCTGCCGCCTGGAGCTCAAGCCGCCAGCCGTCCAAGGCCTCCCCAGGAACGGATACGCGACCACGTGCCTCATCCTCGCACATGCCAGGCCGCGCCACCGGAGCCCCGCCCGCAG AGGCAGTGCTCCGCCGCCCGCTGCTGTTCTTCGCGTCGCCCCGCGCTCCCGCCGCTGTGAACCGGCTCCCCGCCGCAAGTCCTCGGCATCGCCATCCCGCGCTGCCTGTAGTCGCGCCAAGCCTGACTCGCAACCGTGGAGCCCGAGCTCGTCAAGCGCTTCAAATCCGCCACCGCCCCATCTTCTTCAGGCGCTCGAGCACGAGCATGAGCTCGCCAGCGCCCCACCTCTCTCTTCCGCTCCGTCCGCCGCCCGCGGCGCCGGGACCCATCGCTGCCGCGCCGCCTCCGTCGATGCAGTCAACGGTCCCATGCCATTGACCCCCGCCAGGGGACGACTATTCCCTACCATGCGTGCGCGCCCGTGctccagccctcccctccccatcgTGTCCGGCCTGTGCCTGGACAACGGAAACCCCCGCTGTCCGTGCGCTCCGGCCAGCTCCCCGTCGCGCCCGAGACCTCCTAGAGTCTTCCTGTCGAGGCCTTCGTTGCGACCAGCATTTCACATGGGTCTCCTGCCCGCCTTAGCGCGGACGCCCGCCGCGACgccggcggcaagcggcggcgcaTGCCCAGCGGTGGAGAACGGCAGGATAAGCGGCGAGACGCGTGGTGCTGAGCCAGTCAATAAGGAATAA